The Streptomyces sp. NBC_00459 DNA segment TCCTTTCCCATGACGGACCCATGCAATGGTCACAGGATGGTCAAGTACTCAAGGGGGATGGGGGTTCGTACACCGGGGGGTCAAGGAGGCACGGTCATGGTTCTGGTCGGTCCGGAAGTACGCCGAGTGGCCCGGGGGTTGAGGCGGCGGGTACGGCGATTCGCGGAGCCGCCCGTGCCGCGGTCGGCCCACCGGCTCGTCCAGGAGCCGGTGTTCGTGATCTCCTCCGTGCGCTCCGGCTCCACGCTCCTGAGGGTCCTGCTCAACAGCCATCCGCAGATCCGGGCGCCGCACGAGATGCACCTGCGCACTCTGGCGGTCGACCTCACCAAGCCGTACACCAGCAAGGCCATGACACAACTCGATCTCGACCAGCGCGAGTTGGAGTTCCTGCTGTGGGACCGCATCCTCCACCGGGAACTCGTGCGCAGCGGCAAGCAGATCATCGTGGACAAGACACCCGGCAACGCGGGCTTCTGGGAGCGGCTTTCGGAGGGCTGGCCGAAGGCCCGGTACATCTTCCTGCTGCGCCATCCCGCGTCGATGGTGAGCAGCCTGATCAACAACCGACCCGACCGCGACCTCGGCGCGACCGTACGGGAGGTGCGCATGTACGTCGAGGCCGTCGAAGCGGCCCGCAACGGGCTGGACGGCCTCACGGTCCGCTACGAGGACCTGACGGAGCGGCCCGAGGCGGTCACCCGGGAGGTCTGCGGGTATCTCGGTGTGCCCTGGACGCCGAAGATGCTCGACTACCGCAAGGGCGATCACGGCCCCTTCGTGCCGTTCATCGGTGACTGGAGCGAGAACATCAAGTCCGGGAAGATCCAGCGGGCCCGGCCGCTGCCGGCCGCGGAGGACGTCCCGGGGGCGTTGCGCGACCTCGCCCGCGCCTGGGGATACCACTGCTGAGCCGACTGCCCGCAGGGCGCTGACCGGCTCCCGGCGTCTATACGATGTCCGCTCGGGCAACTGGCGGTCAGCGAACGGGAGACAGGGTGTGACGGAGCACCGGCAGCGTCCCCGGCGGCGGGAGCGGGGCGAGCTGGAGGCGCTGGTCCTGTCCGCGCTGCGCGAGGCGGAGGGCCCGGCGACAGCCGGCTGGGTGCAGGAGCGGCTCGGCGGCGGCCTGGCCCACACGACCGTCATCACGATCCTCACCCGGCTGCTGGCCAAGGACGCGGTCACCCGGGAACGCGCGGGCAGGTCCTTCGCGTGGACGCCCGCGTCCGACGAGGCAGGTCTCGCCGCCCACCGGATGCGCAGGGTGCTGGACGCCGAGAACGACCGGGCGGCCGTACTGACCAGCTTCGTCACCGGGCTCGGCCCGG contains these protein-coding regions:
- a CDS encoding BlaI/MecI/CopY family transcriptional regulator; protein product: MTEHRQRPRRRERGELEALVLSALREAEGPATAGWVQERLGGGLAHTTVITILTRLLAKDAVTRERAGRSFAWTPASDEAGLAAHRMRRVLDAENDRAAVLTSFVTGLGPEDERLLRELLGRPTADEESED
- a CDS encoding sulfotransferase family protein, with the protein product MVLVGPEVRRVARGLRRRVRRFAEPPVPRSAHRLVQEPVFVISSVRSGSTLLRVLLNSHPQIRAPHEMHLRTLAVDLTKPYTSKAMTQLDLDQRELEFLLWDRILHRELVRSGKQIIVDKTPGNAGFWERLSEGWPKARYIFLLRHPASMVSSLINNRPDRDLGATVREVRMYVEAVEAARNGLDGLTVRYEDLTERPEAVTREVCGYLGVPWTPKMLDYRKGDHGPFVPFIGDWSENIKSGKIQRARPLPAAEDVPGALRDLARAWGYHC